Proteins co-encoded in one Populus trichocarpa isolate Nisqually-1 chromosome 10, P.trichocarpa_v4.1, whole genome shotgun sequence genomic window:
- the LOC7468442 gene encoding protein SEEDLING PLASTID DEVELOPMENT 1, whose protein sequence is MRSMNSRFLLIDLQSSCYSARQIPLSTTLTYLSTITSSFRQTRGVQRRIASSKSPTPSVVRAPEIRRPGDRYRTGNGSVIDLENSASTSSLVNSNSELDLFLELLPLRMKGELSGHREIGELIEVVLDLGRKPIARFPSGDFVICEQPVRHEDLKHAISKVGDFSDDNRSGIDSSLHRISAIRNRKMQIIGLTCRVGRAVSGSAEIIRDLVEGGSSILVIGRPGVGKTTLIREIARMLADDQRKRVVIVDTSNEIGGDGDVPHAGIGRARRMQVPNVNMQHNIMIEAVENHMPETIIIDEIGTELEALAASTIAQRGVQLVGTAHGMTIDNIIKNPSLQILVGGIESVTLGDEEARKRKVQKTILERKGPPTFTCAVEMITRTECRVHHRLDATVDAILAGKSPLFEIRHVDTEGDDSLKLIPILQENLIEESDDSLKSISILQENYVEETEVIISDKERCDEVESDEEDEDYCPKQSKTWKSSGTERKRNSPVCVYTCKIVDSDLLQVAKVMGIENEIDVTDDIGAADAILASSSEMKQNPWIRGVAKYHHLPVFVIKSNTMAQMVKALRMILGMESLGSSLQQPLKSSFDIEIEDDAPKRKPTLEEIDALEEVRLAIEYIVIPGGEPVELLPRRSEIIARQLELVESYQLTAENSGTEVNPRLQILPMRTNKKTTSRPPKSSSTSQAVTSLESLTGSGGTSVTRLPLLPE, encoded by the exons ATGAGATCAATGAATTCGCGTTTTTTACTCATTGATCTACAAAGCTCATGTTATTCAGCTCGGCAAATCCCACTATCAACAACACTCACTTACCTCTCAACAATCACGTCATCATTTCGTCAAACACGTGGTGTGCAGCGTCGAATTGCCTCCTCAAAGTCACCCACGCCGTCGGTTGTACGGGCTCCGGAGATACGGAGACCGGGGGATCGGTACAGGACAGGAAATGGGTCGGTGATAGATTTGGAGAATTCCGCTTCTACTTCGAGTTTAGTGAATAGTAATAGTGAGTTGGATTTGTTTCTTGAATTGTTGCCGTTGAGAATGAAGGGTGAGTTATCTGGGCACAGAGAGATTGGCGAGTTGATTGAAGTGGTACTGGATTTGGGAAGGAAGCCTATTGCCAGATTTCCATCTGGGGATTTTGTCATTTGTGAGCAGCCAGTGAGGCACGAGGATTTAAAGCATGCTATATCAAAG GTTGGTGATTTTTCTGATGACAACCGTTCGGGTATTGATAGTTCTTTGCATCGTATAAGTGCCATTCGAAACCGTAAAATGCAAATTATTGGCCTTACTTGTCGGGTTGGTCGTGCTGTATCTGGAAGTGCTGAAATTATCCGTGACTTGGTTGAGGGGGGAAGTTCTATCTTGGTCATAGGTCGTCCAGGAGTGGGTAAAACAACCTTAATCAG AGAAATAGCCAGAATGTTGGCAGATGACCAGCGGAAACGTGTTGTAATTGTAGATACATCAAATGAAATTGGGGGTGATGGGGATGTTCCTCATGCAGGAATAGGTCGTGCAAGGAGGATGCAAGTTCCAAATGTTAATATGCAGCATAAT ATTATGATTGAAGCAGTTGAAAATCATATGCCCGAGACCATCATAATTGATGAGATTGGAACAGAGCTTGAAGCCTTAGCTGCCAGCACTATTGCTCAACGTGGAGTTCAGCTGGTTGGAACAGCCCATGGAATGACCATAGACAACATAATAAAGAATCCTTCTTTGCAGATTCTTGTTGGAGGCATAGAG AGTGTAACTCTTGGGGATGAGGAAGCAAGGAAAAGGAAAGTGCAGAAGACAATTCTTGAGAGGAAAGGGCCTCCAACATTTACATGTGCTGTTGAGATGATAACTAGAACAGAGTGTCGTGTTCATCACAGATTAGATGCAACGGTAGATGCTATATTGGCTG GAAAATCTCCTCTGTTTGAAATCCGACACGTAGATACTGAGGGTGATGATTCTCTTAAGTTAATTCCAATACTTCAAGAGAACCTTATAGAAGAAAGTGATGATTCTCTCAAGTCCATTTCAATACTTCAAGAGAACTACGTAGAAGAAACTGAGGTGATAATTAGTGATAAAGAAAGATGTGATGAAGTAGAGTctgatgaggaagatgaagattaTTGtccaaaacaatccaaaacatggAAATCCAGTGGAACTGAGCGCAAGAGGAATTCACCAGTATGCGTATACACTTGCAAG ATTGTTGATTCTGATCTACTACAAGTGGCAAAAGTAATGGGGATAGAGAATGAGATAGATGTGACTGATGACATTGGAGCAGCAGATGCAATACTAGCATCCAGTTCAGAAATGAAGCAGAACCCATGGATCCGTGGTGTTGCTAAATACCACCATTTACCTGTATTTGTTATCAAG TCAAATACCATGGCACAAATGGTGAAGGCACTTCGTATGATTCTTGGAATGGAATCGCTTGGCTCTTCATTACAACAGCCACTCAAAAGTTCTTTTGACATAGAAATTGAAGATGATGCACCAAAAAGGAAACCTACCTTGGAAGAGATTGATGCCTTGGAG GAGGTTCGCCTGGCAATTGAGTATATTGTCATCCCTGGCGGAGAGCCAGTGGAGCTTCTTCCTAGACGCTCTGAAATAATTGCTCGGCAGCTAGAGCTCGTGGAAAGCTATCAGTTGACAGCAGAAAATTCAGGCACTGAAGTTAACCCTAGGTTGCAGATTCTTCCCATGAggacaaacaagaaaacaacatCTAGACCTCCAAAATCTAGTTCAACTTCACAGGCAGTGACAAGCTTGGAATCACTAACTGGAAGCGGTGGCACTAGTGTGACCAGGCTGCCCCTTCTTCCTGAATAA